From the Toxotes jaculatrix isolate fToxJac2 chromosome 15, fToxJac2.pri, whole genome shotgun sequence genome, one window contains:
- the gjc4b gene encoding gap junction gamma-1 protein, whose amino-acid sequence MSWSFLTRLLDEISNHSTFVGKIWLTLLIVFRIVLTAVGGESIYYDEQSKFVCNTQQPGCENVCYDAFAPLSHIRFWVFQVIMITTPTIMYLGFAMHKIARMEDDDYRPRGRKRMPIVSRGANRDYEEAEDNGEEDPMILEEIEPEKEKEVVEKPSKKHDGRRRIKRDGLMKVYVFQLLSRAIFEVSFLFGQYILYGLEVAPSYVCTRSPCPHTVDCFVSRPTEKTIFLLIMYAVSALCLLFTVLEILHLGISGIRDCFCAPRSRPPTPRHPALASQRSSICRQPSAPPGYHTALKKDPTGKMGFRDNLGDSGRESFGDEASSRELERLRRHLKLAQQHLDMAYQNEENSPSRSSSPESNGTAVEQNRLNFAQEKQSSTCEKGLRA is encoded by the exons ATGAGCTGGAGCTTCCTGACACGTCTGTTGGATGAGATTTCCAATCACTCCACCTTCGTGGGCAAAATCTGGCTCACCCTCCTCATCGTCTTCCGCATTGTGCTGACAGCGGTCGGGGGCGAGTCAATCTACTATGATGAACAGAGTAAATTTGTGTGTAACACACAGCAACCTGGTTGTGAGAATGTGTGCTATGATGCATTTGCGCCACTGTCGCACATTCGCTTCTGGGTGTTTCAGGTGATTATGATCACCACCCCTACCATCATGTACCTTGGCTTTGCTATGCATAAGATCGCCCGCATGGAGGACGATGACTACCGGCCCCGGGGCAGGAAGAGGATGCCCATAGTGAGCCGCGGTGCCAACCGGGACTACGAGGAAGCAGAGGACAATGGGGAGGAGGACCCCATGATCTTGGAGGAGATTGAGcctgaaaaggaaaaggaagttGTGGAGAAGCCCAGCAAAAAGCATGATGGACGCCGTCGCATCAAGAGAGATGGCCTGATGAAGGTTTACGTGTTTCAGCTGCTATCACGTGCCATCTTTGAGGTCTCGTTCCTGTTTGGACAGTATATCCTTTATGGTCTGGAAGTGGCACCATCGTATGTATGCACACGCTCTCCGTGCCCGCACACAGTGGATTGCTTTGTCTCACGCCctacagagaaaacaatctTCCTGCTCATCATGTATGCCGTCAGCGCCTTGTGTCTGCTCTTCACTGTGTTAGAGATCCTCCATCTCGGCATCAGTGGTATCCGTGACTGCTTTTGCGCACCACGATCTCGACCTCCCACTCCGCGTCATCCAGCACTGGCCAGCCAGAGGTCCTCCATCTGTCGCCAGCCCTCTGCGCCTCCAGGCTACCATACAGCTCTGAAGAAGGACCCAACAGGAAAAATGGGCTTTAGGGACAACCTGGGAGACTCAGGCCGTGAGTCATTTGGGGACGAGGCTTCGTCACGGGAGCTGGAGAGGCTGCGCAGACACCTAAAACTGGCCCAGCAGCATCTGGATATGGCTTACCAGAATGAGGAAAACAGCCCGTCGCGCAGCAGCAGCCCAGAGTCCAATGGCACTGCAGTTGAGCAGAACAGACTAAACTTCGCCCAGGAGAAACAGAGCAGTACGTGTGAGAAAG GCCTCCGTGCCTAG